One genomic window of Sodaliphilus pleomorphus includes the following:
- a CDS encoding Outer membrane protein SusF domain-containing protein, which translates to MKKIFLLAATTMLLASCNGDYDDWADPLGNGEETAITIPGFTASSVDTINLNSVGLDTAQMSVFSLSTATLPEGYDLSQARVEFLPLELNGGDAVTPYSLTTDVTGLASASDLQSMVAGWYGKRPVARKLTGVVYVWAMKDGAAVKINAGTVTDVIVPQAPEIDTKYYITGNINNWENANTDFEVVNGGGDPYDDPVFSILIPYEKLEPVFAAGNNLEFKLTPASMIGTGDWTKCVTAAVGGAEGKLADKNAGGNIVATKLDGNFKFYKFTFNLLDQTWSYEGVSFSQYIYEIGDNTSWSTVVPLASPKFNGVYLGFAYLNGGYKFRPNENDWNGDWGQQDGGALGKLVQEGEVNCGPAKAGYYAMKVDLTKMQYEVTPINTISIIGTVNGNWDHDTELTYNVADGCWEATATLNAGKMKFRANHDWVYNWGGSPSNLVQGGADMALAEGGTYLVKLYALCDGKAYFTMTKK; encoded by the coding sequence ATGAAGAAAATATTTTTACTGGCCGCTACGACAATGCTGCTGGCAAGTTGTAACGGTGATTACGACGATTGGGCCGATCCGCTGGGCAACGGCGAGGAAACGGCCATCACCATCCCGGGCTTCACAGCCTCGAGCGTGGACACAATCAACCTCAACTCGGTGGGCCTCGACACGGCCCAGATGAGCGTGTTCAGCCTGAGCACTGCCACGCTGCCCGAGGGCTACGACCTGTCGCAGGCCCGTGTCGAGTTCCTGCCCCTTGAGCTCAACGGCGGCGACGCTGTCACGCCCTACAGCCTCACCACCGACGTTACTGGCCTGGCCAGTGCTTCCGACCTTCAGTCGATGGTCGCTGGCTGGTATGGCAAGCGCCCCGTGGCTCGCAAGTTGACTGGCGTGGTCTATGTGTGGGCCATGAAAGATGGCGCCGCTGTGAAGATCAATGCCGGCACGGTGACCGACGTCATCGTTCCCCAGGCTCCCGAAATCGACACCAAGTATTACATCACGGGCAACATCAACAATTGGGAAAACGCCAATACCGACTTTGAAGTGGTCAACGGCGGCGGCGACCCCTACGACGACCCCGTGTTCTCTATCCTGATCCCCTACGAGAAGCTTGAGCCCGTCTTTGCTGCTGGCAACAACCTGGAGTTTAAGCTCACGCCGGCATCGATGATTGGCACCGGCGACTGGACCAAGTGTGTGACGGCCGCTGTCGGCGGCGCCGAGGGCAAGCTTGCCGACAAGAATGCTGGCGGCAACATCGTTGCCACCAAGCTCGACGGCAACTTCAAGTTCTACAAGTTCACCTTCAACCTGCTCGACCAGACCTGGAGCTACGAGGGTGTGAGCTTCTCGCAGTACATCTACGAGATAGGCGACAACACAAGCTGGTCGACGGTGGTGCCGCTGGCCTCGCCCAAGTTCAACGGCGTGTATCTGGGCTTTGCCTACCTCAACGGCGGGTACAAGTTCAGACCCAACGAGAACGACTGGAATGGCGACTGGGGCCAGCAGGACGGTGGCGCCCTGGGCAAACTCGTGCAAGAGGGCGAGGTGAACTGCGGCCCTGCCAAGGCTGGCTACTATGCAATGAAGGTCGACCTCACCAAGATGCAATACGAGGTGACCCCCATCAACACGATAAGCATCATCGGCACCGTCAACGGCAACTGGGACCACGACACCGAGCTTACCTACAATGTTGCCGACGGCTGCTGGGAGGCTACTGCCACGCTCAACGCCGGCAAGATGAAGTTCCGTGCCAACCACGACTGGGTCTACAACTGGGGCGGCTCGCCCAGCAACCTCGTGCAGGGTGGCGCCGACATGGCGCTTGCCGAGGGCGGCACCTATCTGGTCAAGCTCTATGCCCTGTGCGACGGCAAGGCTTATTTCACGATGACCAAGAAATAA
- a CDS encoding HPF/RaiA family ribosome-associated protein — MEVKIKAIHFDASEKLEQFINKKAEKLIKHHEEISLVEVNLKVVKPETAMNKEAGIKLVVPQHDDLFACKTADTFEEAVDLACDALKKQLEKTKKDK, encoded by the coding sequence ATGGAAGTTAAGATTAAAGCCATTCACTTCGATGCATCGGAGAAACTCGAGCAATTCATCAACAAGAAGGCCGAAAAACTCATCAAGCATCACGAAGAAATCTCCCTGGTCGAGGTTAACCTCAAAGTAGTGAAACCCGAAACCGCAATGAACAAGGAAGCCGGCATCAAGCTCGTGGTACCGCAGCACGACGACTTGTTTGCCTGCAAGACTGCCGATACCTTTGAGGAGGCTGTCGACCTGGCTTGCGATGCGTTGAAAAAACAACTTGAAAAGACGAAAAAAGATAAATAA
- a CDS encoding RagB/SusD family nutrient uptake outer membrane protein, producing the protein MNKIFKYIVPAAALMLSMGLASCSDDLHVAPIDPGTKTEVYASQLFNKCYANFGTAGNGGANGDCDIDGIDGGTSGLYRQLWNCQELTTDEAMCKWGDDGIPQFNYNTYDATHPMTRGLYYRLCVGVAYCNQYLKAFSDSDAVMTAEVRFLRAYQYYLLMDQFGNVPFTTTISSSAPEQIKRADLYNWLVTELKDICGEGSDNSAVLADAAPHAKGDNRWGRVDKAAGWLLLARLYLNGGVYAGTPDYDQAASYAKKVMDSGYELCTEGSSHEVTSTYNGESRTQTWKFSAYQKLFMGDNGTNGANREAIFPILQDGKRTTSWGCALYLIASTHDGDMHDLAYDEWFSNAKDRSVNGVTAQAWGGNRCRPELIRKFFPNDDAPSGYSYQVVEAAEDDRALFDTKGRTLDITDPDNFASGYATGKFTNFTTDGTPTSDATFPDMNVFLMRKAEAYLIYAEALTRKAGDGTAPAQAVEAINTLRSRAHAATRSTYTLGQIEDEWSREFYFEGLRRTTLERFGDYAGLNAGYKWQWKGGVYNGRNFDSYRSIFALPNTDIIANPNLHQNDGYK; encoded by the coding sequence ATGAATAAGATTTTTAAATATATCGTTCCGGCAGCTGCTCTCATGCTGTCGATGGGTCTGGCTTCTTGCTCCGACGATCTTCACGTGGCGCCTATCGACCCAGGAACAAAGACCGAAGTCTATGCTTCGCAACTTTTCAACAAGTGCTATGCCAACTTTGGTACAGCCGGCAACGGCGGCGCCAACGGCGACTGCGATATCGACGGTATCGACGGCGGCACCTCGGGCCTGTACCGCCAGCTGTGGAACTGCCAGGAGCTCACGACCGACGAGGCCATGTGCAAGTGGGGCGACGACGGTATCCCGCAGTTCAACTACAACACCTACGACGCCACTCATCCCATGACCCGCGGCCTTTACTACCGCCTGTGCGTGGGCGTGGCCTATTGCAACCAGTATCTCAAGGCCTTCAGCGACAGCGACGCTGTGATGACCGCCGAGGTGCGCTTCCTGCGTGCCTATCAGTACTACCTCTTGATGGATCAGTTTGGCAACGTGCCTTTCACAACCACCATCTCGAGCAGCGCACCTGAGCAAATCAAGCGTGCCGACCTCTACAACTGGCTTGTGACCGAGCTCAAAGATATATGCGGCGAGGGCAGCGACAACAGTGCCGTGCTGGCCGATGCAGCCCCCCACGCCAAGGGCGACAACCGTTGGGGCCGTGTCGACAAGGCAGCTGGCTGGCTGCTGCTGGCACGCCTCTACCTCAACGGCGGCGTCTATGCCGGCACCCCCGACTACGACCAGGCTGCCAGCTATGCCAAGAAGGTCATGGACTCGGGCTATGAGCTGTGCACCGAGGGCTCGAGCCACGAGGTGACCAGCACCTACAATGGCGAGTCGCGCACCCAGACGTGGAAATTCTCGGCCTACCAGAAGCTCTTCATGGGCGACAACGGCACCAACGGCGCCAACCGCGAGGCCATCTTCCCCATTCTGCAAGACGGCAAGCGCACCACCTCGTGGGGCTGCGCCCTCTACCTCATTGCCTCGACCCACGACGGCGACATGCACGACCTGGCCTACGACGAGTGGTTCTCCAATGCCAAGGACCGCTCGGTCAACGGTGTGACCGCACAGGCTTGGGGTGGCAACCGCTGCCGTCCTGAGCTCATCAGGAAATTCTTCCCCAACGACGACGCTCCTTCGGGCTACAGCTACCAGGTGGTCGAGGCTGCCGAGGACGACCGTGCCCTGTTCGACACCAAGGGCCGCACCCTCGACATCACCGACCCCGACAACTTCGCTTCGGGCTATGCTACCGGCAAGTTCACCAACTTCACCACCGATGGCACTCCCACCAGCGATGCTACCTTCCCCGACATGAATGTGTTCTTGATGCGCAAGGCCGAGGCCTACCTCATCTATGCCGAGGCACTCACCCGCAAGGCTGGCGACGGCACTGCTCCTGCCCAGGCTGTTGAGGCCATCAACACTCTGCGCTCACGTGCCCATGCTGCCACTCGCAGCACCTACACACTGGGCCAGATCGAAGACGAGTGGTCGCGCGAGTTCTACTTCGAGGGCCTGCGCCGCACCACGCTCGAGCGTTTCGGCGACTATGCCGGTCTCAATGCTGGCTACAAGTGGCAATGGAAGGGCGGTGTGTACAACGGCCGCAACTTCGACAGCTACCGCAGCATCTTTGCCCTGCCCAACACCGACATCATTGCCAACCCCAACCTGCATCAGAACGATGGCTATAAGTAA
- a CDS encoding sialidase family protein, with translation MIQKLLVKQMLIVLCIAAATVAGHAANFASTGSFKAGKVWQEVGYVGLGNQNEVLAFGEYTGDGSKPEIGFTLLGGQRWVTDASKMATYRDFVSRVCVWARVYDGSQYSAGPNTTQPTQVATTFAKVFDYRDPVNKSDAILLAQTSDLESATQSLTSNVALKSGTSYVIYITADIKQVSLDKLPEIGGPLKHYTEIGANITKMGSAAISPQGTPKQYGSRVLVPVRKVLYAPGDYYSKFYRIPSIATASDGSLVSISDARKYHIHDIENDIDMLARRSTDGGRTWSSPVTIAKGSGGTENMSAATCAKTNGYGDAALVALPNGDLMCTMVHGYRISGNNSSKPTTNWYTVSHDNGQTWSALKQIPENLYKTYRGCIAPGNMLLVGRGSLKGKVLACFRSYATRYGSVVQGNFFLCYDPAQDSWSRITAKGTGVQKDGRLNITGSDDEAHLLQTGDNTFLMSTRSGSSSYKYRNFATLTYNNSRNRFTVSSLGSCGMSLQMATNGEMIAYTAQGGDAYYLHTIPTTLQTGVGSTASARSGLAIYRSQVNPGAGTPQWTPSLIISDPYGTEPAREETAQYSSFTQQADGTLGILFEEYPTLVRININNETRGDYMMETVYMNLRIGDVIASEKAQDKIALDPPVIAPASTTYDYSVYNTLQDVTVTSRQSDAGIDRDHLYTHVTFAIDTGSKTWTMEDDFKGEGPHTYTAAMLQQLATKYGLGTIQVANGTHVQASAYCYTTTQAGVYKPSTTVTENYFYVTPTRRVMVIAKPLSSCGSDISISAFGQKKGEKEVLVVGKGTAVTVNAPAADGYRFVGFDLGADLANNRYSPTDAIYKKLGATAMSTYQIQFNMPTVADVPNNYDDGNTLVIYAWYEVNINSSLMSKVYFSLFNSAQNLKDDDGKTVSRDWTRYYTGWTGGDQTRYKASSAFPQASDDLSFGTVEAAVNKAEVVNDNAVAQLVDYNGTALYPTGQAGNWYTTFLRKVNINLNVAVMPDAATAQQYNAVVMLRKKTDVDSPDYNSQDGYTYLTRGEYNKAIAAAGTTSPAPRRLRAWNGEADGTDLDTYTADYAYYLLNGAQHQFASDADITTHAIAAAKWYSGTLPVLVKNMVFNNLADPEHAVDGKTSPWMIVDIFVVNNDANVGYRSLMSDLVSDKGYVYKVSHWFAPNYDAAVTAVSQVEVARVVSGVTFYNLAGMSSTTPFEGMNVAVTRYTDGSTAVRKFINNK, from the coding sequence ATGATACAGAAACTATTAGTGAAACAGATGTTGATTGTTTTGTGCATTGCAGCGGCCACTGTGGCCGGGCATGCAGCCAACTTTGCCAGCACGGGCAGCTTCAAGGCCGGCAAAGTGTGGCAGGAGGTGGGCTACGTGGGTTTGGGCAACCAGAACGAGGTGCTGGCCTTCGGCGAGTACACTGGCGACGGCTCCAAGCCCGAGATTGGCTTCACCCTGTTGGGCGGGCAGCGCTGGGTGACCGACGCCTCCAAGATGGCCACCTACCGCGACTTCGTGAGCCGCGTGTGCGTGTGGGCGCGGGTCTACGACGGCTCCCAGTACTCGGCGGGTCCCAACACCACACAGCCCACTCAGGTGGCGACCACCTTTGCCAAGGTGTTTGACTACCGCGACCCGGTGAACAAGAGCGATGCCATCTTGCTGGCCCAAACCAGCGACCTGGAGAGTGCCACCCAGTCGCTCACGTCGAATGTGGCCCTCAAGAGCGGTACCAGCTATGTGATCTACATCACGGCCGACATCAAGCAGGTGAGCCTCGACAAGCTCCCCGAGATAGGCGGCCCGCTCAAGCACTATACCGAGATAGGTGCCAACATCACCAAGATGGGCAGCGCCGCCATCTCGCCCCAGGGCACGCCCAAGCAGTACGGCTCGCGGGTGCTTGTGCCCGTGCGCAAGGTGCTCTATGCCCCGGGCGACTACTACTCCAAGTTCTACCGCATCCCCTCGATTGCCACGGCCAGCGACGGCTCGCTGGTGAGCATAAGCGACGCCCGCAAGTATCACATCCACGACATCGAGAACGATATCGACATGCTGGCCCGCCGCTCGACCGACGGCGGCCGCACCTGGAGCTCGCCCGTGACTATCGCCAAGGGGTCGGGCGGGACCGAGAACATGAGCGCCGCCACTTGTGCCAAAACCAACGGCTATGGCGATGCCGCCCTGGTGGCCCTGCCCAACGGCGACCTCATGTGCACCATGGTGCACGGCTACCGCATCAGCGGCAATAATTCGTCCAAGCCCACGACCAACTGGTACACCGTGAGCCACGACAACGGCCAGACGTGGAGCGCGCTCAAGCAGATACCCGAGAATCTATATAAAACCTACCGTGGCTGCATCGCTCCTGGCAACATGCTGCTCGTAGGCCGGGGCAGCCTCAAGGGCAAGGTGCTGGCCTGCTTCAGGAGCTATGCCACACGATATGGCTCAGTGGTGCAGGGCAATTTCTTCCTGTGCTATGACCCGGCCCAGGACTCCTGGTCGCGCATCACGGCCAAAGGCACTGGCGTGCAGAAAGATGGCCGCCTGAACATCACCGGCAGCGACGACGAGGCCCACCTGCTCCAGACGGGCGACAACACCTTCCTGATGTCGACACGCAGTGGCAGTTCCAGCTACAAGTACCGCAATTTTGCCACGCTCACCTACAACAACTCGAGAAATAGGTTTACTGTCTCGAGCCTGGGCTCCTGCGGCATGAGCCTGCAGATGGCCACCAACGGCGAGATGATCGCCTACACCGCCCAGGGCGGCGACGCGTACTACCTGCACACGATACCCACCACGTTGCAGACGGGTGTGGGCAGCACAGCCAGCGCCCGTTCGGGCCTGGCCATCTACCGCTCGCAGGTCAATCCTGGCGCCGGCACGCCGCAGTGGACCCCGTCGCTCATCATCAGCGACCCCTATGGCACCGAGCCCGCTCGCGAGGAAACGGCGCAGTACAGCTCGTTCACCCAGCAGGCCGACGGCACACTGGGCATCCTCTTTGAGGAATATCCCACGCTGGTGCGTATCAACATCAACAACGAAACCCGCGGCGACTACATGATGGAGACCGTGTACATGAACCTGCGCATAGGCGACGTGATTGCCAGCGAGAAGGCACAAGACAAGATTGCCCTCGACCCGCCAGTGATTGCCCCGGCCAGCACCACCTACGACTACAGCGTCTACAACACGTTGCAAGACGTGACTGTGACCTCGCGCCAGAGCGATGCCGGCATCGACCGCGACCACCTCTACACCCACGTCACCTTCGCTATCGACACGGGCAGCAAGACCTGGACGATGGAAGACGACTTCAAGGGTGAGGGCCCGCACACCTACACGGCAGCCATGCTCCAGCAGCTGGCCACCAAGTATGGCCTGGGCACCATCCAGGTGGCCAACGGCACTCATGTGCAGGCCAGCGCCTATTGCTACACCACCACGCAGGCCGGCGTTTACAAGCCGTCGACCACGGTCACCGAAAACTACTTCTATGTCACGCCCACGCGCCGCGTCATGGTCATTGCCAAGCCGCTCAGCAGTTGCGGCAGCGACATCTCGATCTCGGCCTTCGGCCAGAAGAAGGGCGAGAAAGAAGTGCTCGTGGTGGGCAAGGGCACTGCGGTCACGGTCAACGCCCCGGCTGCCGACGGCTATCGCTTTGTGGGCTTCGACCTGGGGGCCGACCTGGCCAACAACCGGTATAGCCCGACCGATGCCATCTACAAGAAGCTGGGCGCAACTGCGATGTCGACCTATCAGATACAGTTCAACATGCCCACTGTTGCCGATGTGCCCAACAACTACGACGACGGCAACACGCTGGTCATCTATGCCTGGTACGAGGTCAACATCAACTCGAGCCTGATGAGCAAGGTGTACTTCTCGCTTTTCAACAGCGCCCAGAACCTGAAAGACGACGACGGCAAGACCGTGTCGCGCGACTGGACCCGCTACTACACCGGCTGGACGGGCGGCGACCAAACCCGCTACAAGGCTTCTTCGGCCTTCCCCCAGGCCAGCGACGACTTGAGCTTCGGCACTGTTGAGGCGGCCGTCAACAAGGCCGAGGTGGTCAACGACAACGCTGTGGCGCAGTTGGTCGACTACAACGGCACCGCCCTGTATCCCACAGGCCAGGCCGGCAACTGGTACACCACCTTCCTGCGCAAGGTCAACATCAACCTCAACGTGGCCGTGATGCCCGATGCCGCCACCGCCCAGCAGTACAACGCCGTCGTGATGCTGCGCAAGAAGACCGACGTCGACAGCCCCGACTACAACTCGCAGGACGGTTACACCTACCTCACTCGCGGCGAGTATAACAAGGCCATCGCGGCAGCCGGCACGACCAGCCCGGCACCGCGACGCCTGCGCGCCTGGAACGGCGAGGCCGACGGCACCGACCTCGACACCTACACCGCCGACTATGCCTATTACCTGCTCAACGGCGCCCAGCACCAGTTTGCCAGCGATGCCGACATCACCACCCACGCCATTGCCGCCGCCAAGTGGTATAGCGGCACGCTGCCCGTGCTGGTGAAGAACATGGTGTTCAACAACCTGGCCGACCCCGAGCACGCTGTCGACGGCAAGACCTCGCCCTGGATGATCGTCGACATCTTTGTGGTCAACAACGATGCCAACGTGGGCTACAGGTCGCTCATGAGCGACCTGGTGAGCGACAAGGGCTATGTCTACAAGGTGTCGCACTGGTTTGCCCCCAACTACGATGCCGCGGTGACCGCCGTGAGCCAGGTCGAGGTCGCCCGCGTGGTGAGCGGCGTCACCTTCTACAACCTGGCTGGCATGTCGAGCACGACCCCCTTCGAGGGCATGAATGTGGCGGTGACCCGCTACACCGACGGCAGCACCGCCGTGCGCAAGTTTATCAACAACAAGTAA
- a CDS encoding SusF/SusE family outer membrane protein gives MKNIFKSTLLLLGCLAMLTACSDDNDSNPTFVEPSTFTLNTPSWAPNAIDLANSKTLPFTWSQPNYAGSAKAYPVAVNYSFEVSSTDSWTTSNVTADADKTGATVADYYILDDAYHTPSGSIDAAKLATALEYLSKWKEDAVPEVDTVFVRCKAQTPGPGGVTSTVYSNTVQVMVNPYYVELKDAPLELWYLVGNNIGAEDGGWKNSEAGTVPLLPVYGNDYDKKTGRGEIEWEGFLPAGTEFKLVNIIGNWDIQWGSSDGSLDNPVKNDGGAKNFTIATAGYYKVVLNTATDKLSITAVDGITPSVFTQISMPGSYQPGDGWDPTSNVMTAKNPLATENHDWTATVELKAGQQLKFAADGAWTTSWGSTVFPYGIGKLGGDNINVTADGTYTVYFNDITGYYYFVAQ, from the coding sequence ATGAAAAATATATTCAAATCAACACTGCTGCTGCTTGGCTGCCTGGCCATGCTCACAGCATGTAGCGATGACAACGATTCCAACCCTACGTTTGTTGAGCCCTCTACATTCACGCTCAACACGCCGTCGTGGGCACCCAATGCAATCGATCTCGCCAATTCCAAAACACTGCCTTTCACTTGGTCGCAGCCCAACTATGCCGGCAGCGCCAAGGCCTATCCTGTGGCCGTGAACTACAGCTTTGAGGTCTCTTCGACCGACAGCTGGACCACCAGCAATGTGACTGCCGACGCCGACAAGACTGGCGCCACAGTGGCCGACTACTACATCCTCGACGATGCCTATCACACGCCCAGCGGCAGTATCGATGCCGCCAAGCTGGCTACTGCTCTCGAGTACCTGAGCAAGTGGAAAGAAGACGCTGTGCCCGAGGTCGACACCGTGTTTGTGCGCTGCAAGGCTCAGACTCCAGGCCCCGGCGGCGTGACCTCGACTGTGTATTCCAATACTGTGCAAGTCATGGTCAACCCCTACTATGTAGAGCTCAAGGATGCTCCTCTCGAGCTGTGGTACCTGGTGGGTAACAACATCGGCGCCGAAGACGGCGGCTGGAAGAATAGCGAGGCCGGCACCGTGCCGCTGCTGCCTGTGTACGGCAACGACTACGACAAGAAGACGGGCCGTGGCGAGATTGAGTGGGAAGGCTTCCTGCCTGCCGGCACCGAGTTCAAGCTGGTCAACATCATTGGCAACTGGGACATCCAGTGGGGCAGCTCCGACGGCAGCCTCGACAACCCTGTCAAGAACGACGGCGGCGCCAAGAACTTCACCATCGCCACTGCCGGCTACTACAAGGTGGTGCTCAACACGGCTACCGACAAGCTCTCGATCACTGCTGTCGACGGCATCACTCCCAGCGTGTTCACGCAAATTTCCATGCCGGGCAGCTATCAGCCTGGCGACGGCTGGGATCCCACAAGCAATGTCATGACCGCCAAGAACCCGCTCGCAACCGAGAACCACGACTGGACCGCTACCGTCGAGCTCAAGGCCGGCCAGCAGCTCAAGTTTGCTGCCGACGGCGCCTGGACCACAAGCTGGGGCAGTACGGTGTTCCCCTACGGCATTGGCAAGCTGGGCGGCGACAATATCAATGTGACTGCCGACGGCACCTATACCGTCTACTTCAATGATATCACTGGTTACTACTACTTCGTAGCACAATAA
- a CDS encoding tyrosine-type recombinase/integrase: MFDKFLQYTRYERNLSPLTVKAYGSDLRQFGDFLTGGKRPLEPRSVTASDVRAWMVDLARRHDGARTMRRKIQALRAYYKWLLRRGDVAADPTVGLELAKLPRVLPCYLRESTLDALLDSPVDTADYEAVRDRLIVMMLYDTGMRRAELIGLRDAAVDTARGELKVHGKRDKDRIVPFGPELARAITLYRQLRDRQVARGCEAFFLTAKGAPLYPSLVYRVVHQALQQAGGTGKLSPHVLRHSFASAMLNNGADIDSVKQLLGHESLAATQVYTHITFSELINNYKHAHPRALKKGG; the protein is encoded by the coding sequence ATGTTTGACAAATTCTTGCAATACACACGCTATGAGCGCAATTTGTCGCCCCTCACCGTGAAGGCCTATGGCAGCGACCTGCGCCAGTTTGGCGATTTCCTCACGGGGGGCAAGCGCCCGCTCGAGCCCCGCAGCGTCACGGCCAGCGACGTGCGGGCCTGGATGGTCGACTTGGCGCGTCGCCACGACGGTGCGCGCACCATGCGCCGCAAGATACAAGCCTTGAGGGCCTACTACAAGTGGCTGCTGCGCCGTGGCGATGTGGCCGCCGACCCCACAGTGGGCCTCGAGCTGGCCAAGTTGCCCAGGGTGCTGCCCTGCTACCTGCGCGAGAGCACACTCGACGCCCTGCTCGACAGTCCTGTCGACACTGCCGACTACGAGGCCGTGCGCGACCGCCTGATCGTGATGATGCTCTACGACACGGGCATGCGCCGTGCCGAGCTCATAGGGCTGCGCGACGCCGCTGTCGACACCGCCCGCGGCGAGCTCAAGGTGCACGGCAAGCGCGACAAAGACCGCATCGTGCCCTTCGGCCCCGAGCTGGCCAGGGCCATCACGCTCTACCGCCAGCTGCGCGACCGGCAGGTGGCACGTGGCTGCGAGGCCTTTTTCCTCACGGCCAAGGGAGCGCCGCTGTATCCATCGCTCGTGTACCGCGTGGTGCACCAGGCCCTGCAGCAGGCTGGCGGCACGGGCAAGCTCAGCCCCCACGTGCTGCGTCACAGCTTTGCCAGCGCCATGCTCAACAATGGGGCCGACATCGACAGCGTGAAGCAACTGCTGGGACATGAATCGCTTGCGGCAACGCAAGTCTACACCCATATCACATTCAGTGAACTGATCAATAATTACAAACACGCCCATCCAAGGGCACTAAAAAAAGGAGGATAA